The Carnobacterium mobile DSM 4848 genome includes a window with the following:
- a CDS encoding ribonuclease HII translates to MDKPLSIAAIKKLLLTIDHPLDERLAVLQADPRKGVAAALKSWQKSFKKQQDLKEQQQRMLQIENRLWNNQEDSMIAGIDEVGRGPLAGPVVAAAVILPKDVSILGINDSKQLSHEKREQLFDEIQATALGIGIGIKEHDIIDEVNIYQATKLAMLEAIQQLPIVPDHLLIDAMQLPTAIPQESFIKGDAKSLSIAAASIIAKVTRDRIMAEYDLLYPGYDFAKNAGYGTKNHLEGLDRLGVCPIHRHSFAPVREKLTLF, encoded by the coding sequence ATGGATAAACCTTTATCGATTGCGGCTATAAAAAAACTACTTTTAACGATTGATCACCCACTCGATGAACGATTGGCTGTTCTGCAAGCCGATCCGAGAAAAGGAGTCGCCGCAGCTTTAAAATCATGGCAAAAAAGTTTTAAGAAACAGCAAGACTTAAAAGAACAACAACAAAGAATGCTGCAGATTGAAAACCGATTGTGGAACAACCAAGAGGATAGTATGATTGCTGGAATTGATGAAGTCGGACGTGGTCCTTTAGCTGGACCAGTGGTAGCAGCAGCAGTCATCTTACCAAAAGATGTTTCTATTTTGGGGATCAATGACTCAAAACAACTCTCCCATGAAAAACGAGAACAATTATTTGATGAAATTCAAGCAACGGCTTTAGGAATCGGTATTGGCATAAAAGAACATGATATCATTGACGAAGTAAACATCTACCAGGCTACTAAATTGGCTATGTTAGAGGCTATCCAGCAATTACCGATCGTTCCCGACCATCTTTTAATTGATGCGATGCAATTGCCGACAGCGATTCCGCAAGAAAGTTTCATTAAAGGCGATGCTAAAAGTCTGTCGATTGCAGCGGCTAGTATTATTGCAAAAGTGACACGTGACCGAATAATGGCTGAGTACGATCTTCTCTATCCGGGTTATGACTTTGCTAAAAATGCAGGGTATGGAACTAAAAATCATTTAGAGGGATTGGACCGATTAGGAGTCTGTCCGATTCACCGCCATTCTTTTGCTCCAGTGAGAGAAAAATTAACTCTATTTTAA
- the lepB gene encoding signal peptidase I, translated as MSKTTYSDGRDSQTESFEARRIRHNGEKKPEDNQKKSWAAEAGSMLLYIIVAVIIFLLIRHFLFVPVSVDGESMYPTLHDQDRLILNKIEKTERFDLIVFPAPDDPGKQYIKRVIGVPGDEIMVTDDQLYVNGEAVKEPYLDEAKANLAPGEVLTDNFTLASVTGMEKVPKGSYFVMGDNRTNSKDSRSFGFVDAATVTGTTDIRIWPLKDFGMVNH; from the coding sequence ATGAGTAAAACAACTTATTCGGATGGACGAGATTCTCAAACAGAGTCTTTTGAGGCTAGGCGTATTCGTCATAACGGGGAAAAGAAACCCGAAGACAATCAGAAAAAAAGCTGGGCGGCAGAAGCGGGCAGTATGCTTTTATACATTATTGTAGCAGTGATTATCTTTTTACTTATTCGTCATTTTTTATTTGTGCCCGTAAGTGTGGATGGAGAGTCAATGTACCCAACATTGCATGATCAAGATCGACTGATTTTAAATAAAATCGAAAAAACAGAACGGTTTGATTTGATTGTTTTCCCTGCACCCGATGATCCTGGTAAACAATACATCAAACGTGTCATTGGCGTGCCAGGTGATGAAATAATGGTTACTGATGATCAGCTGTATGTGAATGGAGAAGCTGTTAAGGAGCCTTATTTAGATGAAGCTAAAGCAAACCTAGCACCTGGAGAGGTACTGACGGATAATTTCACATTAGCTTCAGTGACCGGTATGGAAAAAGTTCCAAAAGGTTCTTATTTTGTAATGGGAGACAATCGAACCAACTCAAAAGACAGCCGTTCTTTTGGATTTGTTGATGCTGCTACAGTCACAGGAACAACAGATATACGCATCTGGCCTTTAAAAGATTTTGGAATGGTCAACCATTAA
- the lepB gene encoding signal peptidase I gives MEKKTWKNQLWNWFKPFLLAVVLTAFFRNFVFLPMTIEGNSMMPTFQPNDQIIVKTIYHINRFDLIVFRDASNRILVKRVIGLPNETLRYENDELYINDKLVQEPFLENDFVKNVGGSWTSDFTLEELTGKIVVPKDEYFVLGDNRRSSNDSRYFGSVPASAIIGETSMIYFPFQRLSIVQ, from the coding sequence ATGGAGAAAAAGACATGGAAGAACCAGTTATGGAATTGGTTTAAACCCTTTTTATTAGCAGTGGTACTGACAGCTTTTTTTCGAAACTTTGTCTTTCTGCCAATGACCATTGAAGGAAATTCCATGATGCCGACTTTTCAACCGAATGATCAAATTATTGTGAAAACAATTTATCATATCAATCGGTTTGATTTAATCGTCTTTAGAGATGCTTCCAATCGGATACTTGTTAAAAGAGTGATTGGATTACCTAATGAAACGTTAAGATACGAAAATGATGAATTGTATATCAACGATAAATTAGTGCAAGAACCTTTTTTAGAAAATGACTTTGTGAAAAATGTTGGCGGTTCATGGACTTCTGATTTTACATTAGAAGAGTTGACAGGTAAAATTGTGGTACCTAAAGATGAATATTTTGTTTTAGGGGATAATCGCAGATCAAGTAATGATAGTCGTTATTTTGGTTCCGTACCTGCATCTGCTATTATTGGTGAAACATCAATGATTTATTTTCCGTTCCAACGTTTGTCTATTGTTCAATAA
- the ylqF gene encoding ribosome biogenesis GTPase YlqF, with translation MTTIQWFPGHMAKARRQVTEKLTLVDIVFELVDARIPLSSRNPILDELIGEKPRIVILNKSDLADAALVQKWVAYFNKQGISAVPIVAQEGIGMKKVMSEAKRLLKPKFDRMAAQGRKPRAIRAMSIGIPNVGKSTLINRFVKKNIAKTGNRPGVTKAQQWLRLNKELDLLDTPGILWPKFEDPETGKKLALTGAIKDTILQLDDIALYGIERFQKNYPENLAARYNLSAAELALTPPELLMLISERRGFREDYSRAAEMIIYEIRNGKVGRYTLDTVPSTPLSETGEK, from the coding sequence ATGACAACAATTCAGTGGTTTCCAGGACACATGGCTAAAGCCAGAAGACAAGTAACAGAAAAATTAACGCTAGTAGATATCGTTTTTGAATTAGTAGATGCCAGAATCCCGCTTTCTAGTCGCAACCCTATTTTAGACGAATTAATTGGAGAGAAGCCGCGCATTGTCATTTTAAATAAAAGCGACTTAGCTGATGCTGCTTTAGTTCAAAAATGGGTAGCTTATTTTAACAAACAAGGAATTTCTGCTGTGCCGATCGTAGCTCAAGAAGGTATTGGGATGAAAAAAGTAATGAGTGAGGCCAAAAGATTATTAAAACCTAAATTTGACCGTATGGCGGCTCAAGGGCGAAAACCACGAGCTATCCGGGCAATGAGTATCGGCATTCCAAACGTTGGAAAATCTACTTTGATCAATCGATTTGTCAAAAAGAATATTGCTAAAACAGGGAACAGACCGGGTGTTACGAAAGCACAACAATGGTTAAGATTAAATAAAGAGCTGGATTTATTGGATACGCCGGGTATTTTATGGCCAAAATTTGAAGATCCAGAAACAGGTAAAAAACTAGCTTTGACAGGTGCCATAAAAGATACTATTTTGCAGTTGGATGATATAGCTTTATATGGAATAGAAAGATTTCAAAAAAATTATCCTGAAAATTTAGCGGCTCGCTATAATTTATCTGCAGCAGAGTTGGCTTTGACGCCTCCAGAGTTGTTAATGTTGATTAGTGAAAGAAGAGGATTTAGAGAAGATTACAGCCGCGCAGCAGAAATGATTATTTATGAAATACGAAATGGAAAAGTAGGCCGTTATACACTTGATACAGTTCCATCTACCCCCTTATCAGAAACAGGTGAAAAATAA